The Lysinibacillus pakistanensis genome includes a window with the following:
- a CDS encoding helix-turn-helix domain-containing protein: MAMIINIDVMLAKRKMSVTELSEKVGITMANLSILKNGKAKAIRFSTLEAICEALQCQPGDILEYRRNEDNQD, from the coding sequence ATGGCGATGATAATTAATATTGATGTAATGCTAGCTAAACGGAAAATGAGCGTAACAGAACTTTCAGAAAAGGTTGGCATCACGATGGCGAATCTATCTATTTTGAAAAATGGTAAAGCAAAGGCGATTCGATTTTCAACTTTAGAGGCGATTTGTGAGGCTTTGCAATGTCAGCCGGGGGATATTTTAGAATACAGGCGGAACGAAGATAATCAGGACTAA
- a CDS encoding LysR family transcriptional regulator, with translation MNREEIALKIELLERQNLSKSAEMTNYTQSALTSKVKKMEAEIGQEVFKRTTQGLKITDVGMRYLHFLKLVAQEYEEFLQAIGPAQTTIHFGTSHTTIKIYGASIMNALQTNNSQIDVDFTVESSTSLNQKVHNSEMDCALTSNPIKHYPDLNYDLIATETFEVISNNKQLIDFQRRTPVTLLVLSKGCMYSHAMSEWLKNENIPFTIKEIKSVSSILDFLQIDNTIAVLNTKLIHLYNYSNIHFYDLKGLNKVIETVFIYKKNNQQHSPIHQLKKIIESLLEAS, from the coding sequence ATGAATAGAGAAGAAATTGCCTTAAAAATTGAGCTATTGGAGAGGCAGAATTTAAGTAAATCCGCTGAAATGACGAATTACACACAATCAGCATTAACATCAAAAGTGAAGAAAATGGAGGCAGAAATTGGACAAGAGGTTTTTAAACGAACAACTCAAGGCTTAAAAATTACAGATGTAGGTATGCGATATTTACATTTCTTAAAGCTAGTTGCACAAGAGTATGAGGAGTTTTTACAAGCTATTGGACCAGCCCAAACCACCATCCACTTCGGCACTTCTCATACGACAATCAAAATTTATGGTGCATCCATTATGAACGCACTCCAGACCAATAATAGCCAGATCGATGTAGATTTCACAGTTGAATCCAGTACATCATTAAATCAAAAAGTACACAATTCCGAGATGGATTGTGCACTAACAAGTAATCCGATTAAACATTATCCTGACTTAAACTATGACCTGATTGCTACAGAAACATTTGAAGTGATTTCGAATAATAAGCAGCTAATTGATTTTCAGCGGCGTACACCTGTAACATTGCTTGTGCTAAGTAAAGGTTGCATGTATTCACATGCAATGTCGGAATGGCTAAAAAATGAGAACATTCCTTTTACTATCAAAGAAATTAAATCCGTCAGCAGTATTCTCGATTTTCTACAAATAGACAATACAATTGCTGTTTTAAATACAAAATTAATTCACCTTTATAATTATTCAAACATTCACTTTTACGATTTAAAAGGGCTCAATAAAGTTATTGAAACGGTCTTTATTTATAAAAAGAATAATCAGCAGCACTCACCCATTCATCAATTAAAAAAGATTATTGAGTCTTTACTTGAAGCCAGTTGA
- a CDS encoding MFS transporter, whose translation MHTYFKWVILLVATLSQTAATFVTYGMGPIATFYQIEWHLSSFETGLIVSAVNIGPIFSMLIFGYLMDKKGEKQIIGWGSILLGLSALLLVSVNNYTTLLLVLVVVGIWYGSAQTGGSTAIVKWFPDKHRGLAIGIRQTGIPIGGALASTVLTYMYNHFYLSSVHLMQGIVAIAGGLLFLLIYQEPKNHIEVAGSSFTFSDKIKAIKNNKDLYPIYIVGIVMMTLQMILIAHFMGYLHEEGDYSLTEAGFYLSLVLLGGMIGRVGLAWISDQFAQKREQLLILVMLSTVIFAISLPLILHFKNLMIIYCFLFGFIALGWYSLFITCVTEKSNPHYVGLTVSAALTINQLFIVIAPSLYGFMVTILSSHQLAMDSIAGIVVLGALNLYRSTNKTCD comes from the coding sequence ATGCATACATATTTTAAATGGGTTATCTTACTAGTGGCTACGCTTTCACAAACAGCAGCAACGTTTGTCACATATGGAATGGGGCCAATTGCCACGTTTTATCAAATTGAATGGCATTTATCATCTTTCGAAACAGGGCTGATTGTTTCAGCCGTCAATATAGGTCCAATTTTCTCGATGCTCATTTTTGGCTACTTGATGGATAAAAAAGGAGAAAAGCAAATTATCGGTTGGGGCTCCATATTATTAGGGCTGTCAGCATTACTACTTGTCTCTGTTAACAATTATACGACATTACTTCTTGTATTAGTAGTTGTCGGAATCTGGTATGGTAGTGCACAAACTGGGGGTAGTACGGCCATTGTGAAATGGTTTCCAGACAAACATAGAGGGCTGGCGATTGGCATTCGTCAAACAGGAATCCCAATTGGTGGTGCCTTAGCATCGACTGTTCTAACGTATATGTACAATCATTTTTATCTATCCTCAGTTCACCTTATGCAAGGTATTGTAGCAATAGCTGGTGGTCTACTATTTTTATTGATATATCAAGAACCTAAAAATCATATAGAGGTAGCAGGCTCATCTTTTACATTTAGTGATAAAATCAAGGCCATAAAAAATAATAAAGACCTATATCCTATTTATATAGTAGGAATTGTAATGATGACCTTACAAATGATTCTTATCGCCCACTTCATGGGATACTTACATGAGGAAGGGGATTATTCATTAACAGAGGCAGGTTTTTATTTAAGCCTTGTTTTGCTTGGTGGGATGATAGGGAGAGTAGGTCTTGCGTGGATTAGTGACCAATTTGCACAAAAGCGTGAACAATTATTAATCTTAGTGATGTTAAGTACGGTAATATTTGCTATAAGTTTACCACTCATTCTACATTTCAAAAACTTGATGATTATTTATTGCTTTTTATTCGGGTTTATAGCACTTGGTTGGTATTCTTTGTTCATCACATGTGTAACAGAAAAATCCAATCCACATTATGTTGGCTTAACTGTGAGTGCAGCTTTAACCATCAATCAACTATTTATTGTGATTGCACCATCCTTATACGGCTTTATGGTCACTATTTTGTCAAGTCATCAGCTAGCAATGGACAGTATAGCAGGAATCGTTGTACTCGGTGCATTGAATTTATATAGGTCTACCAATAAAACTTGTGATTAA
- a CDS encoding SRPBCC family protein: protein MKENSSIWIDASIDKIWQAITDEQQLSQWYAPGSTWKIPSLVAGEKIIFTLMPNAHNGLTEKLPIILTIKNIIQNQEFSFFLDVEETLIAILLEEAQKGTTVAINMSGYEPSLANLKALVEGN, encoded by the coding sequence ATGAAAGAAAATAGTTCGATTTGGATTGATGCAAGTATTGATAAAATTTGGCAAGCTATAACGGATGAACAACAGTTGTCACAATGGTATGCTCCAGGCTCTACATGGAAGATTCCATCATTGGTGGCCGGTGAAAAAATAATCTTTACATTAATGCCAAATGCTCATAATGGACTAACTGAAAAATTACCGATAATATTGACGATCAAAAATATCATACAGAATCAGGAATTTTCGTTTTTCTTAGATGTAGAAGAAACCTTGATTGCCATTTTATTAGAGGAAGCACAAAAAGGCACTACTGTTGCGATAAATATGAGTGGCTATGAGCCATCACTCGCCAATTTAAAAGCCTTAGTGGAAGGAAATTAA
- a CDS encoding sigma-70 family RNA polymerase sigma factor, with product MIKEQKDAHLSRAMTTYGDYLLRICYTYVKNWTVAEDLVQDTFVKYYERMEQFREEASVKTYLYRIAINNCHSYLSSWRYKKIQVIDFWGKFISLSDIPEREVLENEAEAMLVASIEQLPIKYKDVLLLFHFAEFSLKEIANLLKLPENTVKSRLRRARQMVGLILMEEGFEYGSDS from the coding sequence GTGATAAAAGAGCAAAAAGATGCTCATCTATCTCGTGCTATGACAACTTATGGCGATTATTTATTGCGCATATGTTATACATATGTGAAAAATTGGACCGTGGCGGAGGACTTAGTTCAAGATACATTCGTTAAATATTACGAAAGAATGGAGCAATTTCGAGAGGAAGCTTCTGTTAAAACCTATTTATATCGTATAGCCATTAATAATTGTCATAGTTATCTTTCAAGCTGGCGCTATAAAAAAATTCAAGTCATTGATTTCTGGGGCAAATTCATAAGCCTTTCTGACATCCCGGAGAGGGAAGTACTTGAAAATGAAGCGGAGGCAATGCTTGTTGCATCCATCGAGCAACTGCCAATTAAATATAAAGATGTCCTACTATTATTTCATTTTGCTGAGTTTTCATTAAAGGAAATTGCGAATCTGTTAAAGCTACCTGAAAATACCGTTAAGTCAAGACTAAGGCGAGCGCGTCAAATGGTTGGACTAATACTTATGGAGGAGGGATTTGAATATGGATCAGATTCGTAG